The Streptomyces avermitilis MA-4680 = NBRC 14893 genome contains a region encoding:
- a CDS encoding PTS transporter subunit EIIC, giving the protein MSTASAAPAAEQKKKGSGAMAVLQRIGRSLMLPVAVLPAAALLVRLGNADMLGRPSFPSFFTKIAGFMSAGGNAILDNMALLFAVGIAIGFAKKSDGSTALAAVVGYLVFKNVLATFTDKNLPKVATAVDGKVVMVDAPVDAKVLGGVVMGIVVALLYQKFYRTKLPDWAGFFGGRRLVPILSAFAGLLIGIVFGYIWPVLGTGLHNFGEWLVGSGAVGAGIFGVANRALIPIGMHHLLNSFPWFQAGEYHGKSGDIGRFLAGDPTAGQFMTGFFPIMMFALPAACLAIVHCARPERRKVVGGMMFSLALTSFFTGVTEPIEFTFMFIAPVLYAIHAVLTGVSMALTWALGMKDGFGFSAGAVDFGLNLGIATNPWGLVLVGLCFAAVYYAVFRFAITRFNLPTPGRESDEELAELQKAEAK; this is encoded by the coding sequence GTGTCCACGGCCAGCGCCGCTCCCGCGGCCGAGCAGAAGAAGAAGGGCTCCGGCGCGATGGCTGTCCTGCAGCGCATCGGCCGCAGCCTGATGCTGCCGGTCGCTGTCCTGCCCGCCGCCGCCCTCCTGGTGCGGCTCGGCAACGCCGACATGCTCGGGCGCCCGTCCTTCCCCTCGTTCTTCACCAAGATCGCCGGATTCATGTCGGCGGGCGGCAACGCGATCCTCGACAACATGGCGCTGCTGTTCGCCGTGGGCATCGCCATCGGCTTCGCGAAGAAGTCGGACGGCTCGACCGCCCTCGCGGCCGTGGTCGGCTACCTGGTCTTCAAGAACGTGCTCGCCACGTTCACCGACAAGAACCTGCCGAAGGTCGCCACGGCCGTCGACGGCAAGGTGGTCATGGTGGACGCGCCCGTGGACGCCAAGGTCCTCGGTGGTGTGGTGATGGGCATAGTCGTCGCCCTGCTGTACCAGAAGTTCTACCGGACCAAGCTGCCCGACTGGGCCGGGTTCTTCGGCGGCCGCCGTCTCGTCCCGATCCTCTCCGCCTTCGCGGGCCTGCTGATCGGCATCGTCTTCGGCTACATCTGGCCGGTCCTCGGCACGGGTCTGCACAACTTCGGTGAGTGGCTGGTCGGTTCGGGCGCCGTCGGTGCCGGCATCTTCGGTGTCGCCAACCGTGCGCTGATCCCGATCGGCATGCACCACCTGCTGAACTCGTTCCCGTGGTTCCAGGCGGGCGAGTACCACGGCAAGAGCGGTGACATCGGGCGCTTCCTGGCGGGTGACCCGACCGCCGGACAGTTCATGACCGGCTTCTTCCCGATCATGATGTTCGCCCTGCCGGCCGCCTGCCTGGCGATCGTGCACTGTGCCCGCCCCGAGCGCCGCAAGGTCGTCGGCGGCATGATGTTCTCCCTGGCGCTGACCTCCTTCTTCACGGGCGTGACCGAGCCGATCGAGTTCACGTTCATGTTCATCGCGCCGGTCCTCTACGCCATCCACGCGGTCCTCACCGGTGTCTCCATGGCGCTGACCTGGGCCCTCGGCATGAAGGACGGCTTCGGCTTCTCGGCCGGCGCGGTCGACTTCGGCCTGAACCTCGGCATCGCGACGAACCCGTGGGGCCTGGTCCTGGTGGGCCTGTGCTTCGCGGCCGTCTACTACGCCGTCTTCCGCTTCGCGATCACCAGGTTCAACCTCCCGACCCCGGGCCGCGAGTCGGACGAGGAACTGGCGGAGCTGCAGAAGGCCGAGGCCAAGTAG
- a CDS encoding alpha/beta fold hydrolase produces MNLPPTHLPTPEGPGSVSQVPNLPARFTETFTSRYVDTGELRLHAVTGGQGPALLLLAGWPQTWYAWRLLMPALAQDFQVVAVDPRGVGLSDKPLGGYDTGTLARDMVALMDALGHQRFAMVGHDVGMWTGYALAADHPDRLDRLAVAEAAIPGLSPSPPLFGSRVANDRLWHFAFNRLTDVNEQLVSGREHLYFGRQFATKSAKPLPDHAVQHYVGILAADPEALRSSFEFYRALDTTIAQNQRRQARRLSLPVLAIGGAENMGASVSETMKLAADDVESLVLPECGHYPAEETPEAMLAALTAFLAPYRDGRTAADIPTARGTDA; encoded by the coding sequence ATGAATCTGCCGCCCACCCACCTGCCCACGCCCGAAGGCCCCGGTTCCGTCTCTCAGGTGCCGAACCTCCCGGCGCGATTCACCGAAACCTTCACCAGCCGGTACGTCGACACCGGTGAACTGCGCCTGCACGCCGTCACCGGCGGCCAAGGACCTGCGCTGCTGTTGCTGGCCGGCTGGCCCCAGACGTGGTACGCCTGGCGCCTCCTGATGCCGGCGCTGGCTCAGGACTTCCAGGTCGTCGCGGTCGATCCGCGCGGTGTCGGGCTGTCAGACAAGCCCCTGGGCGGGTACGACACCGGCACGCTCGCACGCGACATGGTGGCGCTGATGGACGCGCTCGGGCATCAGCGCTTCGCCATGGTGGGTCACGACGTCGGGATGTGGACCGGCTATGCCCTGGCCGCGGACCACCCCGACCGGCTCGACCGCCTGGCCGTCGCCGAGGCCGCGATCCCGGGACTGTCCCCCTCACCGCCCCTCTTCGGCAGCCGGGTGGCCAACGACCGCCTGTGGCACTTTGCCTTCAACCGCCTCACCGACGTCAACGAGCAGTTGGTCAGCGGACGGGAACATCTCTACTTCGGCCGCCAGTTCGCCACGAAGTCCGCGAAGCCGCTGCCCGACCACGCCGTCCAGCACTACGTCGGCATCCTCGCCGCCGACCCGGAAGCCCTGCGGTCCAGCTTCGAGTTCTACCGCGCGCTCGATACGACCATCGCGCAGAACCAGCGGCGCCAGGCCCGACGGCTGTCCCTCCCCGTCCTGGCGATCGGGGGAGCGGAGAACATGGGCGCATCGGTCAGCGAAACGATGAAGCTTGCCGCCGACGACGTGGAGAGCCTTGTCCTCCCCGAGTGCGGCCACTACCCCGCCGAGGAGACCCCGGAGGCGATGCTGGCCGCGCTGACCGCGTTCCTGGCCCCGTACCGGGACGGGCGGACCGCGGCGGACATCCCCACGGCACGGGGTACCGACGCCTAG
- a CDS encoding glucose PTS transporter subunit EIIB, with protein MATKAEKIVAGLGGIDNIEEVEGCITRLRTEVVDPSLVDEAALKAAGAHGVVKMGTAIQVVIGTDADPVAADIEDMM; from the coding sequence ATGGCCACCAAGGCTGAGAAGATCGTTGCCGGGCTCGGCGGGATCGACAACATCGAAGAGGTCGAGGGCTGCATCACCCGGCTGCGTACCGAGGTCGTCGACCCGAGCCTGGTCGACGAGGCCGCACTCAAGGCAGCCGGCGCGCACGGCGTGGTCAAGATGGGCACGGCCATCCAGGTCGTCATCGGCACGGACGCGGACCCGGTCGCCGCGGACATCGAAGACATGATGTGA
- a CDS encoding PTS transporter subunit EIIC: MSADSAAAPARPRWSHLFQGLQKMGRSLQLPIAVLPAAGLLVQLGQPNVFGPEGLGWTDVSKVMMGAGSALLDGSLGLPLLFCVGVAIGMAKKSDGSTALAAVAGFLVYYNVLRQFPQDCASGAKAVVTGCRAADGTMVAFTYQNPGVFGGIVMGLLAAFLWQRYHRTKLVDWLGFFNGRRLVPIIMAFVAVAFAVVCLWVWPPIGAALEHFSDWLDGLDAWGAGVFGVANRALLVVGLHQFLNVPIWFQFGSYTKPDGQVVHGDINMFLAGDPNAGQFTSGFFPIMMFALPAAALAITHCARPNRRKEVGGLMLSVALTSFVTGITEPLEYSFLFAAPLLYAVHALLTGVSMAVTWGLGVHDGFSFSAGLIDYVLNWNLATKPWAIVPIGLCFAAVYYAIFRFAITKFDLTTPGREPEEEVEDITKA; encoded by the coding sequence ATGAGTGCCGACAGCGCCGCCGCGCCCGCCCGGCCCCGCTGGAGCCACCTGTTCCAGGGCCTGCAGAAGATGGGCCGCAGCCTTCAGCTGCCGATCGCCGTGCTGCCGGCCGCGGGTCTCCTCGTCCAGCTGGGACAGCCGAACGTGTTCGGGCCCGAGGGGCTGGGCTGGACCGATGTCTCCAAGGTGATGATGGGCGCGGGCAGTGCGCTGCTCGACGGTTCGCTCGGCCTGCCGCTGCTGTTCTGCGTCGGCGTCGCCATCGGCATGGCGAAGAAGTCGGACGGTTCCACGGCGCTCGCCGCGGTCGCCGGCTTCCTCGTCTACTACAACGTGCTGCGCCAGTTCCCGCAGGACTGCGCGAGCGGGGCGAAGGCGGTGGTCACCGGCTGCCGGGCGGCCGACGGCACGATGGTGGCGTTCACGTACCAGAATCCGGGTGTCTTCGGCGGCATCGTGATGGGGCTGCTCGCCGCGTTCCTCTGGCAGCGTTACCACCGTACGAAGCTGGTGGACTGGCTCGGCTTCTTCAACGGCCGGCGGCTCGTGCCGATCATCATGGCGTTCGTCGCCGTCGCCTTCGCCGTGGTGTGCCTGTGGGTCTGGCCGCCGATCGGTGCGGCGCTGGAGCACTTCAGCGACTGGCTGGACGGCCTGGACGCCTGGGGCGCGGGCGTGTTCGGCGTCGCCAACCGCGCACTGCTGGTCGTGGGGCTGCACCAGTTCCTGAACGTGCCCATCTGGTTCCAGTTCGGCAGTTACACCAAGCCGGACGGGCAGGTCGTGCACGGTGACATCAACATGTTCCTGGCGGGCGACCCGAACGCGGGCCAGTTCACCTCGGGCTTCTTCCCGATCATGATGTTCGCGCTGCCGGCCGCCGCGCTGGCGATCACGCACTGCGCCCGGCCGAACCGTCGCAAGGAGGTCGGCGGTCTGATGCTGTCGGTGGCTCTGACCTCCTTCGTCACGGGCATCACGGAACCGCTCGAGTACTCCTTCCTGTTCGCCGCCCCGCTGCTCTACGCGGTCCACGCCCTGCTGACCGGTGTCTCGATGGCGGTGACGTGGGGCCTGGGTGTGCACGACGGCTTCAGTTTCTCGGCGGGGCTGATCGACTACGTCCTCAACTGGAACCTGGCGACCAAGCCGTGGGCGATCGTTCCGATCGGACTGTGCTTCGCGGCCGTGTACTACGCGATCTTCCGTTTCGCGATCACGAAGTTCGACCTCACCACTCCGGGGCGGGAGCCGGAGGAGGAGGTCGAGGACATCACGAAGGCGTAG
- the rdgB gene encoding RdgB/HAM1 family non-canonical purine NTP pyrophosphatase, with amino-acid sequence MTRLILATRNAGKITELRAILADAGLTHDLVGADAYPDIPDVKETGVTFAENALLKAHALARATGLPAVADDSGLCVDVLGGAPGIFSARWSGRHGDDRANLDLLLAQLSDISEAHRGAHFACAAALALPDGTERVVEGQLRGTLRHTPTGTNGFGYDPVLQPEGETRTCAELSAEEKNAISHRGKAFRELVPVVRELLG; translated from the coding sequence ATGACCCGTCTGATCCTCGCCACCCGCAACGCCGGAAAGATCACCGAACTGAGGGCGATCCTCGCCGACGCCGGTCTCACCCACGACCTCGTCGGCGCGGACGCGTACCCCGACATCCCCGACGTCAAGGAAACGGGCGTCACGTTCGCGGAGAACGCCCTCCTGAAGGCGCACGCCCTCGCCCGGGCCACCGGACTCCCGGCGGTCGCCGACGACTCGGGCCTGTGCGTGGATGTCCTGGGCGGCGCCCCCGGCATCTTCTCGGCCCGCTGGTCCGGCCGCCACGGCGACGACCGGGCCAACCTGGACCTGCTCCTGGCCCAGCTGTCCGACATCTCCGAGGCGCACAGGGGCGCCCACTTCGCGTGCGCGGCGGCCCTGGCCCTGCCGGACGGGACCGAGCGCGTGGTCGAGGGCCAACTGAGGGGCACGCTCCGCCACACCCCGACGGGCACGAACGGCTTCGGCTACGACCCGGTCCTCCAGCCGGAGGGCGAGACGCGCACCTGCGCGGAGCTGTCGGCGGAGGAGAAGAACGCGATCAGCCACCGCGGCAAGGCGTTCCGGGAGTTGGTGCCGGTGGTGCGGGAGTTGTTGGGCTGA
- the rph gene encoding ribonuclease PH: MSRIDGRTPEQLRPITIERGWSKHAEGSVLVSFGDTKVFCTASVTEGVPRWRKGSGEGWVTAEYSMLPRATNTRGDRESVRGKIGGRTHEISRLIGRSLRAVIDYKALGENTIVLDCDVLQADGGTRTAAITGAYVALADAVAWAQGRKLVKAGRKPLTGTVSAVSVGIVGGVPLLDLCYEEDVKADTDMNVVCTGDGRFVEVQGTAEAEPFDRKELNALLDLAVSGCDELAVIQRAALEATTR; this comes from the coding sequence ATGTCTCGAATCGACGGCCGCACGCCCGAACAGCTCCGCCCCATCACCATCGAGCGCGGCTGGAGCAAGCACGCCGAGGGCTCCGTCCTCGTCTCCTTCGGCGACACGAAGGTCTTCTGCACCGCCTCCGTCACCGAAGGCGTCCCGCGCTGGCGCAAGGGCAGCGGCGAAGGCTGGGTCACCGCCGAGTACTCCATGCTCCCGCGCGCCACCAACACCCGCGGCGACCGCGAGTCGGTCCGGGGCAAGATCGGCGGCCGTACGCACGAGATCAGCCGTCTGATCGGCCGCTCCCTGCGCGCGGTCATCGACTACAAGGCGCTCGGCGAGAACACGATCGTCCTCGACTGCGACGTCCTCCAGGCCGACGGCGGCACCCGCACGGCCGCGATCACGGGCGCGTACGTCGCCCTCGCCGACGCGGTCGCCTGGGCCCAGGGCCGCAAGCTCGTGAAGGCGGGCCGAAAGCCGCTCACCGGCACGGTCAGCGCGGTCTCGGTGGGCATCGTGGGCGGGGTGCCGTTGCTGGACCTCTGCTACGAGGAGGACGTGAAGGCCGACACCGACATGAACGTCGTCTGCACCGGCGACGGCCGCTTCGTCGAGGTCCAGGGCACCGCCGAGGCGGAACCCTTCGACCGCAAGGAGCTCAACGCCCTTCTCGACCTGGCGGTTTCGGGCTGCGACGAACTGGCGGTGATCCAACGTGCGGCCCTGGAGGCAACCACACGCTGA
- a CDS encoding TetR/AcrR family transcriptional regulator, producing MSGRKQFDVSAALDQAMRVFWQRGYADASLDALGAATGLGRGSLYGAFGNKDALFGQCLDRYASIYGAQYEQALAAHPGDPVRAVEAFFDVILGRIADPSVPVGCLIAQSAAQSLTLKEESGVHVRGLLDTQRQRVRAALADSSAAPRTLDELATFVIAVNQSLAVLSRAGTSDAELRSVTRLACTTVADTLARVASENVAQA from the coding sequence GTGTCCGGCCGGAAGCAGTTCGATGTCAGCGCGGCCCTGGACCAGGCCATGCGGGTGTTCTGGCAGCGCGGGTACGCGGACGCCTCACTCGATGCCCTCGGTGCGGCCACGGGCCTCGGCCGCGGCTCCCTCTACGGCGCCTTCGGCAACAAGGACGCCCTGTTCGGCCAGTGCCTCGACCGCTACGCGTCGATCTACGGCGCGCAGTACGAGCAGGCGCTCGCGGCGCACCCCGGTGATCCGGTGCGCGCGGTCGAGGCGTTCTTCGACGTCATCCTGGGCCGTATCGCCGACCCGTCGGTCCCCGTGGGGTGCCTCATCGCCCAGTCCGCCGCGCAGTCACTGACGCTGAAGGAGGAGAGCGGCGTTCACGTGCGTGGCCTGCTCGACACGCAGCGCCAGCGGGTCCGCGCGGCACTGGCGGACTCCTCGGCCGCCCCCCGGACGCTCGACGAGCTCGCCACGTTCGTCATCGCTGTCAACCAGTCGCTGGCCGTACTGAGCCGGGCCGGCACCTCGGACGCCGAGCTGCGCTCCGTGACCCGGCTCGCCTGCACAACGGTGGCGGACACCCTCGCCCGGGTGGCGTCCGAGAACGTCGCCCAAGCCTGA